A genomic region of Chelmon rostratus isolate fCheRos1 chromosome 8, fCheRos1.pri, whole genome shotgun sequence contains the following coding sequences:
- the si:ch211-261d7.3 gene encoding zinc finger protein 853, whose translation MTEYYEEGGLLYEQSPPMHIKVESPEGPFGGGASENGFPREDEDSEGSCDQNSGLPGGLPFNVVVVHPNIMAPGMSSDDLLSIEQNRAMSAALAAGGAGKRKSRFSGAELEVLVSEVTRCEGELFGPAGRLRRRERERIWAGILERVNAVSRVPRTLREVKKRWDDLKRRNGGRLADARHRSCYLPSSRGASMLGRPSQTSPRLQHARQKQSARPKPSFPCFPDSDAVVGVEGSERDGLEKDEDNPERDRDMGEPECEPENSMEDKLGLGLGLGIGPPPPSERWLPPSPLYSAPFLNGSPQPSSPQPSLGAQQGPLEAPLRSSWLEDELRGLGEAAIQLGNRIEKSLREFSEGFRQDMRTLVASQETLAVSLQQNNVLLQRLLGVLEAQQQPQPQQHRVQQAHQSQTSQQHLQPQPAQQQQQQQQQQQQQQQQQQQLQHIEPQQQQKQQQRIEAPLQTQLQHQQQPHVVQQQSQQHQTQIQQQQPLVTQHSNNQPAVAVVPAPSSPDVHGTFPTSPPTDTNGSVQRPRRGRAADHRRRRRR comes from the exons ATGACTGAGTACTACGAGGAGGGGGGGCTGCTGTACGAGCAATCACCTCCCATGCACATCAAAGTGGAGTCTCCGGAGGGACCCTTTGGAGGGGGAGCCTCAGAAAACGGCTTCCCCAGGGAGGATGAGGACTCGGAGGGCAGCTGTGACCAGAACAGTGGATTACCTGGGGGGCTTCCTTTCAATGTGGTAGTGGTGCATCCCAACATCATGGCACCGGGCATGTCCTCAGACGACCTTTTGTCCATTGAACAAA acaGAGCTATGTCAGCTGCACttgctgctggtggtgcaggaaagagaaagagtcgcttcagtggagcagagctggaggtgtTGGTGTCAGAAGTCACGCGGTGTGAAGGAGAGCTCTTCGGTCCTGCGGGGAGGCTCCGGCgtcgagagagagagcgcaTTTGGGCAGGAATCCTAGAGAGAGTCAACGCTGTGTCCAGAGTCCCACGTACCCTTCGAGAAGTGAAGAAGCGCTGGGACGACTTAAAGAGACGCAACGGAGGCAGGCTAGCAGATGCTCGCCACCGCAGCTGTTACCTGCCATCCAGCAGAGGGGCCTCGATGCTCGGGCGTCCTTCTCAGACAAGCCCCAGACTTCAACACGCCAGGCAAAAGCAAAGCGCCAGACCAAAGCCCAGCTTCCCATGCTTCCCTGACTCTGATGCAG TTGTAGGAGTGGAAGGATCCGAGAGAGATGGTTTGGAGAAAGATGAGGACAATCCCGAGCGTGACAGAGACATGGGAGAACCTGAGTGTGAACCAGAGAACAGCATGGAGGACAAATTGGGATTAGGACTGGGTCTGGGCATAGGACCACCGCCTCCGTCAGAACGATGGCTGCCTCCTTCCCCACTCTATAGTGCTCCTTTCCTTAATGGCAGCCCTCAGCCCAGCAGCCCTCAGCCATCACTGGGAGCACAGCAGGGTCCCCTTGAAGCCCCTCTGCGCAGCTCCTGGCTTGAAGATGAGCTCCGAGGGTTAGGGGAGGCGGCAATTCAGCTGGGAAATCGGATAGAGAAGAGTCTGCGGGAGTTTAGTGAAGGTTTCAGGCAGGACATGCGAACACTTGTTGCTTCACAAGAGACATTAGCAGTCAGTCTGCAACAAAACAACGTCCTCTTGCAAAGGCTGTTAGGTGTGCTTGAAGCCCAGCAGCAACCACAGCCACAGCAACATCGTGTACAACAAGCACACCAATCACAAACTTCTCAACAGCACTTACAGCCACAgccagctcagcagcagcagcagcagcagcagcagcagcagcagcagcagcagcagcagcagcagctgcaacacatagaaccacagcagcagcaaaaacaacaacagcggATTGAAGCACCTCTGCAAACACAActacaacatcagcagcagccacatgTAGTACAACAACAGTCACAACAGCACcagacacaaatacagcaacagcagccgCTGGTCACCCAGCATTCAAATAATCAGCCAGCTGTAGCGGTGGTGCCTGCACCATCGTCCCCTGACGTACATGGCACTTTCCCCACCAGTCCACCCACAGACACAAATGGAAGTGTGCAGAGGCCACGGCGAGGAAGAGCTGCTGATCACAGGCGCAGAAGACGGCGCTGA